The following proteins are encoded in a genomic region of Thioclava nitratireducens:
- the recA gene encoding recombinase RecA, with the protein MAVAKLFDMDKSPKADKQKALDSALAQIERQFGKGSIMKLGGETPAREIEATSTGSLGLDIALGIGGLPKGRIVEIYGPESSGKTTLTLHAIAEEQKKGGVCAFVDAEHALDPHYARKLGVDLDELLISQPDTGEQALEIVDTLVRSGAVSLVVVDSVAALTPKAEIEGDMGDHTVGAQARLMSQAMRKLTASIGRSNCMVIFINQIRMKIGVMFGSPETTSGGNALKFYASVRLDIRRIGSIKDRDEVVGNQTRVKVVKNKVAPPFKQVEFDIMYGEGISKMGELVDLGVKAGVVDKAGAWYSYGDERIGQGRENAKTFLREHPDVAYEIEDKIRASHGLEFDNLSEDDALTED; encoded by the coding sequence ATGGCAGTAGCGAAGCTTTTCGACATGGATAAATCTCCCAAGGCAGACAAGCAGAAGGCGCTCGACTCGGCGCTGGCGCAGATCGAGCGGCAGTTCGGCAAAGGCTCGATCATGAAGCTCGGCGGCGAGACGCCCGCTCGGGAAATCGAAGCGACGTCGACCGGCTCGCTCGGTCTGGATATCGCGCTCGGGATCGGCGGTCTTCCGAAAGGCCGGATCGTCGAAATTTATGGGCCTGAAAGCTCGGGCAAGACGACGCTGACGCTCCACGCGATCGCGGAAGAGCAGAAGAAGGGCGGCGTCTGCGCTTTCGTCGACGCCGAACACGCGCTCGACCCGCATTATGCACGCAAGCTCGGAGTCGATCTCGACGAGCTGCTGATCTCGCAGCCCGACACGGGCGAACAGGCGCTGGAAATCGTCGATACGCTGGTACGCTCCGGCGCGGTCAGCCTCGTGGTGGTCGACTCGGTCGCGGCGCTCACGCCGAAGGCCGAGATCGAAGGCGATATGGGCGACCACACCGTGGGCGCGCAGGCCCGCCTGATGAGCCAGGCGATGCGTAAGCTGACCGCGTCGATCGGGCGTTCGAATTGCATGGTGATCTTCATTAACCAGATCCGGATGAAGATCGGCGTGATGTTCGGCTCGCCGGAAACGACCAGCGGCGGCAACGCGCTGAAATTCTACGCCTCCGTGCGCCTCGACATCCGCCGCATCGGCTCGATCAAGGATCGCGACGAGGTGGTGGGCAACCAGACCCGCGTGAAAGTGGTCAAGAACAAGGTCGCCCCGCCGTTCAAGCAGGTCGAGTTCGACATCATGTATGGCGAGGGAATCTCGAAGATGGGCGAACTGGTCGATCTGGGCGTCAAGGCGGGGGTCGTCGACAAGGCCGGCGCCTGGTATTCCTACGGGGACGAGCGGATCGGGCAGGGCCGTGAAAACGCGAAAACCTTCCTGCGCGAACATCCCGATGTCGCCTACGAGATCGAGGATAAAATCCGCGCCAGCCACGGGCTCGAATTCGACAATCTGTCCGAAGACGACGCGCTGACCGAAGACTGA
- the cysS gene encoding cysteine--tRNA ligase: MTQIRLRNSLTRKVEDFHPIDAKNVRMYLCGPTVYDRAHLGNARPVVVFDVLYRLLRHVYGPEHVTYVRNFTDVDDKINATALARKEAGAEGSLEELIRARTEETIGWYHADMDALGALRPDQEPRATDYIGAMIAMIEKLIEDGHAYAAEGHVLFRVRSYKDYGALSGRTVDDMMAGARVEVAPFKEDPMDFVLWKPSDEGLPGWESPWGRGRPGWHIECSAMSYELLGASFDIHGGGIDLQFPHHENEIAQSCCAHPEGSFANYWLHNEMLQVEGKKMSKSLGNFFTVRDLLDGHDGEKGIPGEVIRFVFLQTHYTKPMDWTAEKARTAAATLRKWRTTVDGVTPSPEAAPEVIAALADDLNTAGAIAALHKIDDPAVLKASAAMLGLLDDGMGDWVAAPEADLSGLADKLVALRANAMETKDFAPVDAMKQALVAAGVEVRMSKAGVELLPGSDFDPAKLEGL; encoded by the coding sequence ATGACCCAGATCCGTTTGCGCAATTCCCTGACCCGGAAGGTCGAGGATTTCCATCCCATCGATGCGAAGAACGTGCGGATGTATCTCTGCGGGCCGACCGTTTACGACCGCGCCCATCTCGGCAACGCGCGGCCCGTGGTGGTGTTCGACGTGCTCTACCGGCTGCTGCGCCACGTCTACGGGCCGGAACACGTCACCTATGTGCGCAATTTCACGGATGTCGATGACAAGATCAACGCGACGGCGCTGGCGCGGAAGGAAGCCGGGGCCGAAGGGTCGCTCGAAGAGCTGATCCGCGCGCGGACCGAGGAGACCATCGGCTGGTATCATGCCGACATGGATGCGCTCGGCGCCTTGCGCCCCGATCAGGAACCGCGCGCGACGGATTATATCGGCGCGATGATCGCGATGATCGAAAAGCTGATCGAAGACGGTCACGCCTATGCCGCCGAGGGGCATGTGCTGTTCCGGGTGCGCAGCTACAAGGACTATGGCGCGCTGTCGGGGCGGACGGTCGACGACATGATGGCGGGCGCGCGGGTCGAGGTCGCGCCCTTCAAGGAAGACCCGATGGATTTCGTGCTCTGGAAACCCTCCGACGAGGGGCTGCCGGGCTGGGAGAGCCCGTGGGGCAGGGGCCGTCCGGGCTGGCATATCGAATGCTCGGCCATGTCTTACGAGCTGCTGGGTGCGTCTTTCGACATCCATGGCGGCGGCATCGACCTGCAATTCCCGCACCACGAGAACGAGATCGCGCAAAGCTGCTGCGCGCATCCCGAGGGCTCTTTCGCGAACTACTGGCTGCATAACGAGATGCTACAGGTCGAGGGCAAGAAGATGTCCAAGAGCTTGGGCAATTTCTTCACCGTGCGCGATCTGCTCGACGGCCATGACGGCGAGAAGGGCATTCCCGGCGAGGTGATCCGGTTTGTGTTCCTGCAGACGCATTATACGAAGCCGATGGACTGGACGGCGGAGAAGGCGCGGACGGCGGCTGCGACCCTGCGCAAGTGGCGGACAACTGTTGATGGGGTCACACCTTCACCCGAGGCGGCGCCGGAAGTGATCGCTGCGCTCGCCGACGATCTTAACACGGCGGGTGCCATCGCGGCGCTGCATAAAATCGACGATCCAGCAGTTCTGAAGGCTTCCGCTGCGATGCTCGGCCTGCTTGACGATGGGATGGGCGATTGGGTCGCGGCACCGGAGGCCGATCTCTCGGGGCTCGCCGACAAGCTCGTTGCTTTGCGTGCTAATGCGATGGAAACCAAGGACTTCGCGCCGGTCGATGCAATGAAACAGGCGCTCGTCGCGGCAGGTGTCGAGGTGCGCATGTCGAAGGCCGGGGTGGAATTGCTGCCCGGATCCGATTTCGACCCCGCCAAGCTGGAGGGTCTGTGA
- a CDS encoding ATP-binding protein, with product MLQPLSKTMAALAPGAVYLLLAAGIAAAVAFVMPDEVVTWAMFSVAGTLVITAGWLRLALAQERRRRARQQETIANFVAHDAAPSFTTDPEGEIGYQNRAALDRFGSRGGQGLARTLAELFADPGAVLRRLQSKAEAKGAAREDLVTRRGHLRLSVHRIGSGDFLWRLEDMAERAIGGRGAETISLPMLTVSKGGTILFMNEALRRLVGERVRSLDRIFTDLPLRSGEEHEIKGQDGPVTAVVAQLQGAGGRSEVYLLPIPGPRAAEEGANFEALPVAMLRLSAHGRVRAANRAARGLLGRIEPQSRLSDLLEGLGRPVSDWVNDALAGRADGRPEVLRARRGDKEVFLQVTLSRIVENGRAGLLAVLSDATQLKTLEAQFVQSQKMQAIGQLAGGVAHDFNNLLTAISGHCDLLMLRHDKGDGDYADLDQISQNANRAAALVGQLLAFSRKQTLKPETLDLRDTLSDLTHLLNRLVGEKVALSVRHECDAGRVRADKRQLEQVIMNLVVNARDAMPGGGEIRIETEAFHLAENRQRDRVTVPKGDYVAIKVTDTGSGIPADKLGKIFEPFFTTKRTGEGTGLGLSTAYGIVKQTGGYIFCDSVIGTGTSFTILLPAYDLAEEAEVSQSAEPAPELEPATKAPVPPRAAASTIAPKVEIAQTSVPDSHVIAGDATVLLVEDEPPVRAFASRALQLRGYTVLEAESAEEALELLEDSELKVDIFVTDVIMPGLDGPSWVRQALEARPGTRTVFMSGYAEEVFQNGSSPVPDSVFLPKPFSLGELTATVQELLSR from the coding sequence ATGCTGCAGCCACTCTCTAAGACGATGGCCGCGCTGGCGCCAGGTGCGGTTTATCTGCTGCTTGCTGCAGGGATCGCGGCTGCGGTTGCCTTCGTGATGCCCGACGAGGTTGTGACCTGGGCCATGTTTTCCGTCGCCGGCACGCTCGTGATCACGGCGGGCTGGTTGCGGCTCGCCTTGGCGCAGGAGCGAAGGCGACGGGCGCGGCAGCAGGAAACGATCGCGAATTTCGTCGCCCATGACGCCGCGCCCAGCTTCACCACGGACCCGGAGGGCGAGATCGGCTATCAAAACCGCGCCGCGCTGGACCGGTTCGGCTCTCGCGGCGGGCAGGGGCTGGCGCGAACCCTTGCGGAACTTTTCGCCGATCCGGGCGCGGTGCTGCGTCGATTGCAGAGCAAGGCGGAGGCGAAGGGGGCCGCGCGCGAGGATCTGGTGACCCGGCGCGGCCATCTGCGACTCTCGGTGCACCGCATCGGCTCTGGCGATTTTCTGTGGCGTCTCGAAGACATGGCCGAGAGGGCGATTGGCGGGCGCGGTGCGGAAACGATCAGCCTGCCGATGCTCACCGTCTCCAAGGGCGGCACGATTCTGTTCATGAACGAAGCGCTGAGGCGGCTCGTCGGAGAGCGGGTGCGGTCTCTCGACCGCATCTTCACCGATCTTCCGCTGCGCTCGGGCGAGGAGCATGAGATCAAGGGGCAGGATGGCCCGGTCACGGCAGTCGTAGCGCAGCTTCAAGGCGCAGGAGGACGATCCGAGGTCTATCTGCTCCCGATCCCCGGACCGCGCGCGGCAGAGGAGGGCGCGAATTTCGAGGCGCTGCCCGTCGCGATGCTGCGTCTTTCCGCGCATGGCCGGGTGCGCGCGGCCAATCGCGCGGCGCGCGGCCTGTTGGGCCGGATCGAGCCGCAGTCCCGTCTGTCGGACTTGCTCGAAGGGCTCGGCCGTCCGGTCTCGGATTGGGTGAACGATGCCCTCGCCGGTCGTGCCGATGGCCGTCCCGAAGTGCTGCGCGCCCGACGCGGCGACAAGGAGGTCTTCCTGCAGGTCACCCTGTCGCGGATCGTGGAAAACGGACGCGCGGGGCTGCTGGCGGTGCTGTCCGACGCGACGCAGCTCAAGACGCTCGAGGCGCAATTCGTGCAAAGCCAGAAGATGCAGGCGATCGGCCAGCTCGCGGGCGGGGTCGCGCATGATTTCAACAACCTGCTCACGGCGATCTCGGGGCATTGCGACTTGCTGATGCTGCGCCATGACAAGGGAGATGGCGATTACGCCGATCTTGACCAGATCAGTCAGAACGCCAATCGCGCCGCGGCGCTCGTCGGCCAGCTACTCGCCTTCTCCCGAAAGCAGACGCTGAAACCCGAAACCCTCGATCTGCGCGACACGCTGTCAGACCTGACCCATCTGCTCAACCGGTTGGTCGGCGAGAAGGTCGCGCTGAGCGTCAGGCACGAATGTGATGCCGGACGGGTGCGTGCGGATAAGCGGCAGCTCGAACAGGTCATCATGAATCTCGTGGTGAATGCGCGCGACGCGATGCCCGGCGGCGGCGAAATCCGGATCGAGACCGAAGCGTTCCATCTGGCCGAGAACCGCCAGCGGGACCGCGTCACGGTGCCCAAGGGCGATTATGTTGCGATCAAGGTCACCGATACCGGCTCCGGGATCCCCGCCGACAAGCTCGGCAAGATTTTCGAACCTTTCTTCACCACGAAACGCACGGGCGAGGGGACCGGGCTCGGCCTCTCCACCGCCTATGGCATCGTGAAGCAGACCGGGGGCTACATTTTCTGCGATTCCGTCATTGGCACGGGGACGAGCTTCACGATCCTGCTGCCCGCCTATGACTTGGCGGAGGAGGCCGAGGTGTCGCAATCGGCCGAACCCGCGCCCGAGCTCGAGCCTGCGACAAAGGCGCCGGTGCCGCCACGCGCCGCAGCATCGACCATCGCGCCCAAGGTGGAGATCGCACAAACCTCCGTCCCTGACAGCCACGTCATCGCCGGTGACGCGACGGTACTTCTCGTCGAGGATGAACCGCCGGTTCGCGCCTTCGCCTCGCGCGCGCTCCAGCTGCGCGGCTACACCGTGCTCGAGGCTGAGAGCGCCGAAGAGGCGTTGGAATTGCTGGAAGACTCGGAGCTGAAGGTGGATATCTTCGTCACCGATGTGATCATGCCCGGTCTCGACGGGCCAAGCTGGGTGAGGCAGGCGCTCGAGGCGCGGCCGGGCACGCGCACGGTCTTCATGTCGGGCTATGCCGAGGAGGTGTTCCAGAACGGCAGCTCGCCGGTGCCCGACTCGGTCTTCCTGCCGAAACCTTTCTCGCTTGGCGAATTGACCGCGACTGTGCAGGAGCTCCTCTCACGCTAA
- a CDS encoding pilus assembly protein TadG-related protein, which produces MSRVTITDFTAEEDGMITQLSLFWTILFLAVGSLALDVSNGYRERVQMQDATDAAALGAMYLASDPLITKDEARTRAAELAHSNLGSDDATSVITKDDVTFGYYDATNNRFLTDYAPDLDLSPAVRVMAHRTTDRANAAPTFFGKVIGQDGWQINTGAVAEAYQPACLTEGLAAKGVIDLQSGNSFASGFCLYAAQYVSLNQNNMFESGAIVSMPDTSKLDIPASGFTQNDGLQEALRTSFYKLRVLDRIPKIIESMRDGTGYLPSYITNRTPTFLTGTKLDTTDFAPGNLYILDCNSSVTISVPNKVDGSVTTDPSVISEVAVIANCPVKFGNGVALENAIFANTSTDDRSFSAPQGLRIGRDDNCAPDGGAKLITMGGVSSAAKISFYGGQILAMKDVSFSAQADGIEGVAIVSGGKIDGTSNSRFGHCDTGMESNIEMSYFRLRM; this is translated from the coding sequence ATGAGCCGCGTAACGATTACCGATTTCACCGCTGAAGAAGATGGCATGATCACTCAGCTCTCGCTGTTCTGGACGATCCTGTTCCTCGCCGTCGGCAGTCTCGCGCTCGACGTCTCCAATGGCTATCGCGAGCGGGTGCAGATGCAGGATGCGACGGATGCCGCCGCGCTCGGTGCGATGTATCTTGCTTCCGACCCCCTGATCACCAAAGACGAGGCGAGGACTCGCGCGGCCGAGCTGGCCCATTCCAACCTCGGCTCCGACGATGCGACTTCGGTCATCACCAAAGACGATGTGACCTTCGGCTATTACGACGCGACCAACAATCGCTTCCTTACGGATTACGCCCCCGACCTCGATCTCAGCCCCGCGGTGCGCGTGATGGCGCATCGCACCACCGACCGCGCGAACGCAGCGCCCACCTTCTTCGGTAAGGTGATCGGTCAGGACGGGTGGCAGATCAATACCGGCGCCGTCGCCGAAGCATACCAGCCCGCCTGCCTCACCGAAGGCTTGGCCGCGAAAGGTGTCATCGATCTGCAATCGGGCAACAGCTTCGCGTCGGGCTTCTGCCTCTACGCGGCGCAATACGTGTCGCTCAACCAGAACAACATGTTCGAGAGCGGCGCGATCGTGTCGATGCCCGACACCAGCAAGCTCGACATCCCCGCATCCGGCTTCACGCAGAACGACGGCTTGCAAGAGGCGCTGCGCACCTCCTTCTACAAGCTGCGCGTGCTCGACCGCATTCCGAAGATCATCGAATCCATGCGCGACGGCACTGGCTATTTGCCCTCCTATATCACGAACCGGACGCCGACCTTCCTCACCGGGACGAAGCTCGACACCACCGATTTCGCGCCCGGCAATCTCTACATACTCGACTGCAACTCGAGCGTGACGATCTCGGTCCCGAACAAGGTCGACGGGTCCGTGACGACCGACCCGAGCGTGATCTCCGAGGTCGCGGTTATCGCGAACTGCCCGGTGAAATTCGGCAATGGCGTCGCGCTGGAAAATGCGATCTTCGCAAACACCTCGACCGATGATCGCAGCTTCTCGGCGCCGCAGGGGCTGAGGATCGGGCGCGACGACAATTGCGCACCCGATGGCGGCGCGAAGCTGATCACGATGGGCGGTGTCTCTTCGGCGGCAAAAATTTCCTTCTACGGCGGTCAGATCCTCGCGATGAAGGATGTAAGCTTCTCGGCGCAGGCAGACGGGATCGAAGGAGTCGCGATCGTCTCTGGCGGCAAGATCGACGGCACCTCCAACTCGCGCTTCGGTCATTGCGATACCGGCATGGAGAGCAATATCGAGATGAGCTACTTCCGCCTGCGGATGTAA
- a CDS encoding DUF1330 domain-containing protein, producing MAGAFWIAHVTVKDAEAYGKYAEGAGPAIAKHGGRFLARGARYVQLEGNDRARNVVAWFPSLEAAETCYRSDDYQAALAHAEGAAERDLVIVEAMDDVEFK from the coding sequence ATGGCAGGCGCATTCTGGATCGCCCATGTAACCGTGAAAGACGCCGAGGCGTATGGCAAATATGCCGAAGGCGCGGGGCCCGCGATCGCGAAACATGGCGGGCGGTTCCTCGCCCGTGGCGCGCGCTACGTGCAGCTGGAAGGCAATGACCGGGCGCGCAACGTGGTTGCCTGGTTCCCCTCGCTGGAGGCGGCCGAAACCTGCTACCGCTCCGACGACTATCAGGCGGCGCTGGCCCATGCCGAAGGCGCGGCCGAACGCGATCTGGTGATCGTCGAGGCGATGGACGACGTCGAGTTCAAGTGA
- a CDS encoding RsmB/NOP family class I SAM-dependent RNA methyltransferase — translation MTPAARYAAAIDILDRIQSGEVAERALTNWARSHRFAGSKDRAAIRDHVFDVLRCKASAALAGGGAAGRALVAGLLRLRGVDPATIFTGEGFAPDPLSEVERAALTHALPDDIAQLDWPDWLRDQLASDLGADFDAISEAMRARAPVFLRVNLAKTDRERAIAALAKDGIEATPHPLAATALELGAGARRIQQAAAYKDGLVELQDAASQAAIASAPLGPGERVLDYCAGGGGKSLALAAACPEALIAAHDIDAGRMRDLPARAKRAGAKVSLRAPGDPGTGYDLVLVDAPCSGSGTWRRTPDAKWRLSAARLSELVALQSEILDAARGFVAPGGRLVYMTCSLLTVENGAQIANFAMRHGCEVLSQRQITPLSGGDGFFVAHLQL, via the coding sequence ATGACGCCAGCCGCGCGCTATGCCGCCGCCATCGATATTCTCGACCGCATCCAGTCGGGCGAGGTGGCCGAGCGCGCGCTGACCAACTGGGCGCGCAGTCACCGTTTCGCGGGTTCAAAGGATCGCGCGGCGATCCGCGATCACGTCTTCGACGTGCTGCGCTGCAAGGCAAGCGCAGCGCTTGCCGGAGGCGGGGCTGCGGGGCGCGCGCTCGTCGCCGGGTTGCTGCGCCTGCGAGGCGTCGATCCCGCGACGATCTTCACCGGGGAGGGCTTTGCGCCTGACCCCTTGTCCGAAGTCGAGCGCGCCGCGCTGACCCATGCCTTGCCCGACGATATTGCCCAGCTGGACTGGCCCGATTGGCTGCGTGATCAGCTCGCTTCCGATCTTGGTGCGGATTTCGACGCCATCTCCGAGGCGATGCGCGCCCGCGCACCGGTTTTCCTCCGCGTCAATCTTGCCAAGACGGACCGCGAACGTGCGATCGCGGCGCTCGCGAAGGACGGGATCGAAGCCACGCCCCACCCGCTGGCCGCGACCGCGCTGGAACTCGGCGCGGGGGCGCGGCGCATTCAGCAGGCCGCGGCTTACAAGGACGGTCTGGTGGAGTTGCAGGACGCGGCCTCGCAAGCGGCGATCGCGTCGGCGCCGCTCGGGCCCGGGGAGCGTGTGCTAGATTATTGCGCGGGCGGTGGCGGCAAGTCGCTGGCGCTGGCGGCAGCCTGTCCGGAGGCGCTGATCGCAGCGCATGACATCGATGCGGGCCGAATGCGCGATTTGCCCGCGCGCGCGAAACGGGCCGGGGCGAAGGTGTCCCTGCGCGCGCCGGGGGATCCGGGGACGGGCTACGATCTGGTTCTGGTCGACGCGCCATGCTCGGGCTCGGGAACGTGGCGACGCACGCCGGATGCGAAATGGCGTCTGAGCGCCGCGCGGCTGTCGGAACTGGTCGCCTTGCAGAGCGAAATCCTCGACGCCGCGCGCGGCTTTGTCGCCCCCGGCGGCCGCCTCGTCTACATGACCTGCTCGCTGCTTACGGTCGAGAATGGCGCGCAAATCGCCAATTTCGCCATGCGCCACGGCTGCGAGGTGCTGTCGCAGCGCCAGATCACGCCGCTCTCGGGCGGCGACGGGTTTTTCGTGGCCCATCTCCAGCTTTGA
- a CDS encoding TadE/TadG family type IV pilus assembly protein encodes MSFLSAEDGATTIEALLWLPLFVGMLAVTVDVSLIFNAQSRILGIVQDVDRAYSVGRFENDEDTMARLRALLPYDQNTYTLDTSVTDGIIETRVTIPMSELVATGLFTRVLNMDLTVRDYRYMES; translated from the coding sequence ATGAGTTTTCTGTCCGCCGAAGACGGCGCCACGACGATCGAGGCGCTGCTCTGGTTGCCACTTTTCGTCGGAATGCTGGCGGTAACCGTCGACGTTTCCCTCATTTTCAACGCCCAGTCCCGCATCCTCGGCATCGTGCAAGACGTCGATCGCGCCTATTCGGTCGGGCGGTTCGAGAATGACGAAGACACCATGGCGCGGCTGCGCGCGCTCCTTCCCTATGACCAAAACACCTACACGCTCGACACGAGCGTCACCGACGGGATCATCGAGACCCGCGTGACGATCCCGATGTCCGAACTCGTCGCGACGGGCCTCTTCACCAGAGTTCTGAACATGGACCTCACGGTCCGCGACTACCGCTACATGGAGTCCTGA
- the alaS gene encoding alanine--tRNA ligase, with product MPSLNEIRSTFLNYFERNGHRVVDSSPLVPRNDPTLMFTNSGMVQFKNCFTGVEKRDYNRATTAQKCVRAGGKHNDLDNVGYTARHHTFFEMLGNFSFGDYFKDGAIPFAWELLTKDFDIPKEKLLVTVYHTDDEAAEMWKKVAGLPDERIIRIPTSDNFWQMGPTGPCGPCTEIFFDHGDHIWGGPPGSPEEDGDRFIEIWNLVFMQNEQFEDGSMRALDMQSIDTGMGLERIGALLQGKHDNYDTDLMRHLIEASANATDGAPDGPGNVHHRVIADHLRSTSFLIADGVMPSADGRGYVLRRIMRRAMRHAHLLGAKDPVMHRLVPSLIREMGAAYPELGRAQALIEETLLGEETRFKTTLDRGLKLLDEALLDLPEGSKLPGETAFKLYDTFGFPLDLTQDALRERDREVDTEGFDSAMEEQKAKARASWSGTGEATNAAIWFDLSEKLGATEFLGYDTETAEGQITALVTDGAEIDTATGEVQVVVNQTPFYAESGGQIGDRGWIVTDTGKAEVTDTKKVAGVFIHFARVTEGEIAKGQGAKLEVDHARRSAIRANHSATHLLHEALRRTLGDHVAQRGSLNAEDRLRFDFSHNKALSPEEIAKIEREVNEFIRQNTPVDTRIMTPDDARDLGAQALFGEKYGDEVRVVSMGELANSGKGTTGNVYSLELCGGTHVKRTGDIGTFVLTSEGASSSGVRRIEALTGDIAMAELRRRDKLLTEIEGLIKTSEQDVLGRLQAILDERKAQANEIAQLRRELAMGGGASGGPDVSEINGLKFVPQVVSGVTGKDLPGIVDELKDKVGSGVILVVADAGGKAAVAAGVTKDLTERVSAVDLVKAAAQALGGKGGGGRPDMAQAGGADPSKAGEAVAAVKTLLEEL from the coding sequence ATGCCCAGCCTTAACGAAATCCGCTCCACTTTCCTCAATTACTTCGAGCGCAACGGCCACCGGGTCGTTGATAGCTCGCCCCTCGTTCCGCGCAACGACCCGACGCTGATGTTCACCAATTCCGGCATGGTGCAGTTCAAGAACTGCTTCACCGGGGTGGAGAAGCGTGACTACAACCGGGCGACGACTGCGCAGAAATGCGTGCGCGCCGGGGGCAAGCATAACGACCTCGACAATGTCGGCTACACTGCGCGCCACCATACCTTCTTCGAAATGCTGGGGAATTTTTCCTTCGGCGACTATTTCAAGGACGGCGCGATCCCCTTCGCCTGGGAGCTGCTGACCAAGGATTTCGATATTCCGAAAGAAAAGCTGCTGGTCACGGTTTACCATACCGATGACGAGGCGGCGGAGATGTGGAAGAAAGTCGCGGGTCTGCCGGACGAGCGGATCATCCGCATTCCGACCTCGGACAATTTCTGGCAGATGGGCCCGACCGGGCCGTGCGGCCCCTGCACCGAGATTTTCTTCGATCACGGCGATCACATCTGGGGCGGCCCGCCCGGCTCGCCCGAGGAAGATGGCGACCGCTTCATCGAGATCTGGAACCTCGTTTTCATGCAGAACGAGCAGTTCGAGGACGGCTCGATGCGCGCGCTCGACATGCAGTCGATCGACACCGGTATGGGGCTCGAGCGGATCGGTGCGCTGCTGCAGGGTAAGCACGACAATTACGATACCGACCTGATGCGCCACCTGATCGAGGCCTCGGCCAATGCGACCGATGGCGCGCCGGACGGGCCGGGGAACGTGCATCACCGCGTGATCGCGGATCACCTGCGTTCGACCTCGTTCCTGATCGCGGATGGCGTGATGCCCTCGGCGGACGGGCGTGGTTACGTCCTGCGCCGGATCATGCGCCGCGCGATGCGTCACGCGCACCTGCTGGGCGCGAAGGATCCGGTGATGCACCGTCTTGTCCCCTCGCTGATCCGGGAGATGGGCGCGGCTTACCCCGAGCTTGGCCGGGCGCAGGCACTGATCGAAGAGACCCTTCTGGGCGAGGAAACCCGCTTCAAGACCACGCTCGATCGCGGGCTCAAGCTGCTCGACGAGGCGCTTCTGGACCTGCCCGAAGGGTCGAAGCTGCCGGGCGAGACCGCGTTCAAACTCTATGACACGTTTGGCTTCCCGCTCGATCTGACGCAGGACGCTCTGCGCGAGCGGGATCGCGAGGTCGACACCGAAGGGTTCGACTCCGCGATGGAAGAGCAGAAGGCGAAGGCGCGCGCCAGCTGGTCCGGCACGGGTGAAGCCACCAATGCCGCGATCTGGTTCGATCTGTCCGAGAAACTCGGCGCGACCGAATTCCTCGGCTATGACACCGAGACTGCCGAGGGGCAGATCACAGCGTTGGTAACGGACGGAGCCGAGATCGACACAGCGACCGGCGAGGTTCAGGTCGTGGTCAACCAGACCCCGTTCTACGCTGAAAGCGGCGGCCAGATCGGCGATCGTGGCTGGATCGTGACCGACACAGGTAAAGCCGAGGTTACCGACACCAAGAAAGTCGCTGGCGTGTTCATCCATTTCGCGCGTGTGACCGAAGGCGAGATTGCGAAGGGGCAGGGCGCGAAGCTGGAAGTCGACCACGCCCGCCGCAGCGCGATCCGGGCGAACCACTCGGCCACGCACCTGCTGCACGAGGCGCTGCGCCGCACGCTGGGCGATCACGTGGCCCAACGCGGCTCGCTCAATGCCGAGGATCGTCTGCGCTTCGACTTCTCGCACAACAAGGCGCTCAGCCCGGAGGAAATCGCGAAGATCGAGCGCGAAGTGAATGAATTCATTCGCCAAAATACGCCGGTCGACACGCGGATCATGACGCCGGATGATGCTCGCGACCTGGGCGCGCAGGCGCTGTTTGGCGAGAAGTACGGCGACGAGGTGCGCGTCGTCTCGATGGGCGAACTGGCCAATTCCGGCAAAGGTACAACCGGCAATGTCTATTCGCTCGAGCTGTGCGGCGGCACCCATGTGAAGCGCACCGGGGATATCGGTACTTTCGTGCTGACGAGCGAAGGCGCGTCGTCGTCTGGCGTGCGCCGGATCGAGGCGCTGACCGGCGATATCGCGATGGCCGAACTGCGCCGCCGCGACAAGCTGCTCACCGAGATCGAAGGGCTGATCAAGACCTCCGAGCAGGATGTGCTCGGGCGTCTGCAGGCGATCCTCGACGAGCGCAAGGCGCAGGCCAACGAGATCGCGCAGCTGCGTCGCGAACTTGCGATGGGCGGTGGTGCTTCCGGCGGCCCGGACGTAAGTGAAATCAATGGCTTGAAGTTCGTGCCTCAAGTGGTGTCCGGCGTGACCGGCAAGGACCTTCCCGGCATCGTGGACGAGTTGAAGGACAAGGTCGGTTCCGGCGTGATCCTCGTCGTCGCGGATGCGGGCGGCAAGGCGGCCGTGGCGGCTGGCGTGACCAAGGACCTGACCGAGCGTGTGAGCGCGGTCGACCTGGTGAAGGCCGCCGCGCAGGCTCTTGGTGGGAAAGGCGGCGGTGGCCGTCCCGATATGGCGCAAGCCGGCGGGGCCGATCCATCGAAAGCCGGGGAGGCCGTTGCGGCCGTGAAAACTTTGTTGGAGGAACTTTGA